One Papaver somniferum cultivar HN1 chromosome 10, ASM357369v1, whole genome shotgun sequence genomic window carries:
- the LOC113319632 gene encoding endo-1,3;1,4-beta-D-glucanase-like, which translates to MSGAQCCENPPTLSSSSGNGCVQQLGGLQTYVTGSLDSKLGILLVSDIFGYEAPNLRNLADKVAAAGFYVVVPDFLHGDPYVPENAEKPLPIWIKSHGTDKGAEEAKPVIEALKSKGISAVGAAGMCWGAKVVGELGKSDELKAIVMAHPSFVTVDDIKEIKVPISILGAETDKMSPPELLKQFEEVLSTKTEVDSFVKIFPGVSHGWTVRYNNEDEAAVKPAEEAHKDMLEWFAKYVK; encoded by the exons ATGTCAGGAGCTCAGTGTTGCGAGAATCCACCAACTCTAAGTTCAAGTTCAGGAAATGGATGTGTTCAACAACTTGGTGGTCTTCAAACCTATGTTACTGGGTCTTTGGATTCCAAACTTGGAATTCTTCTTGTTTCTGACATTTTTG GATATGAAGCACCTAACTTGAG GAACCTGGCAGACAAGGTTGCAGCAGCTGGATTCTATGTTGTAGTTCCAGACTTCCTTCATGGGGATCCTTATGTACCTGAGAATGCTGAGAAGCCACTACCCATCTGGATCAAATCACACGGAACA GATAAAGGAGCTGAAGAAGCCAAACCAGTTATTGAAGCTCTAAAAAGTAAAGGGATTTCTGCAGTTGGAGCTGCAGGGATGTGCTGGGGTG CTAAGGTGGTTGGGGAACTAGGAAAGTCTGATGAGCTAAAAGCTATTGTAATGGCCCATCCTTCCTTTGTCACTGTtgatgacattaagg AGATCAAGGTACCCATTTCTATACTAGGAGCTGAGACTGACAAGATGTCTCCACCGGAGCTTTTGAAACAATTTGAAGAGGTTTTATCTACTAAAACTGAG GTTGATTCCTTTGTAAAGATATTCCCTGGGGTTTCACACGGATGGACTGTAAGatacaataatgaagatgaagCAGCTGTGAAGCCTGCTGAAGAGGCTCACAAGGACatgctggaatggtttgccaaaTATGTCAAGTAG